The following are encoded together in the Chromatiales bacterium genome:
- a CDS encoding cation transporter encodes MNDCCNDKACEIEALHGRQRSTLLIVLAINAVMFAVELTAGLLAGSVSLVADSLDMLGDALVYGFSLYVIARGARMKAMAALVKGGIMAAFGLFVLGQAVYRILVPQLPVVEAMGAIGLLALAANALCLALLWRHRTDDLNMHSVWLCSRNDIIANLSVLVAALGVWLAGSGWPDILVGLALALLFLRSALQVLRASLAELRTARA; translated from the coding sequence ATGAATGATTGCTGCAACGACAAGGCCTGCGAGATCGAGGCGCTGCATGGCCGCCAGCGTTCGACGCTGCTGATCGTGCTGGCCATCAATGCCGTGATGTTCGCCGTGGAACTGACGGCCGGGCTGCTCGCCGGCTCGGTCTCGCTGGTGGCGGACTCGCTGGACATGCTGGGCGATGCCCTGGTGTATGGCTTCAGCCTCTACGTGATCGCGCGCGGTGCGCGGATGAAGGCCATGGCCGCCCTGGTGAAGGGCGGGATCATGGCAGCCTTCGGGCTGTTCGTGCTGGGACAGGCGGTTTACCGGATCCTGGTGCCGCAGCTGCCGGTGGTCGAGGCGATGGGGGCCATCGGCCTGCTCGCGCTGGCGGCCAACGCCCTGTGCCTGGCCCTGCTCTGGCGGCATCGGACCGACGACCTCAACATGCACTCCGTCTGGCTCTGCTCGCGCAACGACATCATCGCGAACCTGTCGGTGCTGGTGGCAGCCCTGGGCGTGTGGCTGGCCGGCTCGGGCTGGCCGGACATCCTCGTCGGCCTGGCCCTGGCCCTGCTGTTCCTGCGTTCGGCGCTGCAGGTGCTGCGCGCATCCCTCGCGGAGCTGCGCACCGCCCGCGCCTGA
- a CDS encoding PA2779 family protein: MMHATRLRRAVVFPLVITFLLGGLVGQTAVAGMIGTDAVLAERAELDERARIQALLDREDVQEKLVEYGVSPETAAERVAAMTREEVQKMAQDIDELPAGGSAVTLLLVIIILLLLLR; this comes from the coding sequence ATGATGCACGCTACCCGCCTGCGCCGCGCCGTCGTCTTCCCCCTGGTCATCACCTTTCTGCTCGGTGGCCTGGTGGGCCAGACTGCGGTGGCCGGCATGATCGGCACCGATGCCGTACTCGCCGAGCGGGCCGAGCTGGACGAGCGCGCCAGGATTCAGGCCCTGCTCGATCGCGAGGACGTGCAGGAAAAGCTGGTGGAATACGGTGTCTCGCCGGAGACAGCGGCCGAGCGCGTCGCGGCGATGACCCGCGAGGAAGTGCAGAAAATGGCGCAGGACATCGACGAACTGCCCGCAGGCGGCAGCGCCGTGACCCTGCTGCTGGTGATCATCATCCTGCTCCTGCTGCTGCGCTAG
- a CDS encoding HAD-IC family P-type ATPase: protein MPDDGSQQPWHTLTVEEAARAVDTDAATGLGTAEVAQRRARVGANRLTETPPRPAWLRLLDQFRSVLIVVLLLAAVLAWTIGDLKDAIVILVVVLLNALLGFYQEHRAERTLAALKEMLVPTARVRRDGHVQEVAAADLVPGDLVLLEAGDQVPADGRLIAAHTLEVQEAALTGESQAVGKFTEALDQATLPLAERCNMLYMNTVVTRGRGEMLVVATGMRTEMGAIAELIAEAPDRQTPLQQQLDVLGKRLAAIAAVVVLAIFALSLWHGIPWSEAAMTAVALAVAAVPEGLPAVVTVTLAIGMWRMARKRAILKRLSAVETLGATTVICTDKTGTLTLNQMTARAGWYAGQRFTVSGEGYAPEGRIASDADLDLAPLLRPMALCTESRVRDGRLIGDPTEGALYVLAQKGGLDPVAEQERHPRLAEIPFDSAHKFMATFHHRGDHVVMYVKGAPDVLLERASHYADATGPQALDDAQRETLLAENDALADQAMRVMAVASREIPAAGFDPAGDLWAYAQGWTFLGLVGLMDPPRPEAAGAIASCRQAGIQVKMITGDHRATAAAVARELRLDGEVITGAELDAMTEAELARRIDAIAVFARVSPQHKVKLVRALKADGHVVAMTGDGVNDAPALKAADIGVAMGDTGTAVTREAATLVLTDDNVVTIEHAVEEGRVIYDNIVKFVRFQLSTNIAAILTVLTATLLALPMPFTAIQLLWINIIMDGPPAMTLGVEPARPGLMEERPRRPGAQILTLARLARLLLFGTIMTVGTLFVFTRALALNGTDYAVTLAFTTFVLFQFFNVFNARAEEGTAFNRQFLRNHKLWLALAGVILLQVVAVHWAPAQAIFGTTDLALADWLLATGIAASVLVIEELRKLLWGLARRVA from the coding sequence ATGCCTGACGACGGTTCGCAACAGCCCTGGCACACCCTGACGGTGGAGGAGGCCGCGCGCGCCGTGGATACGGACGCGGCGACCGGCCTTGGCACCGCCGAGGTGGCGCAACGCCGGGCACGCGTCGGCGCGAACCGGCTCACCGAGACCCCGCCGCGGCCCGCCTGGCTGCGCCTGCTGGACCAGTTTCGCAGCGTGCTCATCGTGGTGCTGCTGCTCGCCGCCGTGCTCGCCTGGACCATCGGCGACCTCAAGGACGCCATCGTCATCCTCGTGGTGGTGCTGCTCAACGCCCTGCTGGGCTTCTACCAGGAACACCGCGCCGAGCGCACGCTCGCCGCCCTCAAGGAGATGCTCGTGCCCACCGCGCGCGTGCGGCGCGACGGCCACGTGCAGGAGGTGGCCGCCGCCGATCTCGTGCCGGGCGACCTGGTGCTGCTCGAGGCCGGCGACCAGGTCCCGGCGGATGGACGGCTCATCGCGGCCCACACCCTGGAGGTGCAGGAGGCGGCGCTCACCGGCGAGTCGCAGGCGGTGGGCAAGTTTACCGAGGCTCTCGACCAGGCAACGCTTCCGCTGGCCGAGCGCTGCAACATGCTCTACATGAATACCGTCGTCACGCGCGGGCGTGGCGAGATGCTGGTGGTGGCCACGGGCATGCGCACCGAGATGGGCGCCATCGCCGAGCTCATCGCCGAGGCGCCGGACCGGCAGACCCCGCTGCAGCAGCAGCTCGATGTCCTCGGCAAGCGTCTGGCGGCCATCGCGGCCGTGGTGGTGCTCGCGATCTTCGCGCTCTCGCTCTGGCACGGCATCCCCTGGAGCGAGGCGGCCATGACGGCGGTGGCGCTGGCGGTGGCCGCGGTGCCCGAGGGCCTGCCCGCGGTGGTCACGGTCACGCTGGCCATCGGCATGTGGCGCATGGCCCGCAAGCGCGCCATCCTCAAGCGCCTCTCGGCGGTGGAGACCCTGGGCGCCACCACCGTGATCTGCACCGACAAGACCGGCACCCTCACGCTCAACCAGATGACGGCACGTGCCGGCTGGTATGCGGGGCAGCGTTTCACGGTGAGCGGCGAGGGATACGCGCCCGAGGGGCGGATCGCGTCTGATGCCGATCTCGATCTCGCGCCGCTGTTGCGGCCCATGGCGCTGTGCACCGAGTCGCGTGTGCGCGACGGCCGGCTCATCGGCGACCCCACCGAGGGCGCGCTCTACGTGCTGGCGCAAAAGGGCGGCCTGGACCCGGTGGCGGAACAGGAACGTCACCCGCGCCTGGCCGAGATCCCCTTCGACTCGGCCCACAAGTTCATGGCCACCTTCCATCATCGCGGTGACCACGTGGTGATGTATGTGAAGGGTGCGCCCGACGTGTTGCTCGAGCGTGCCAGCCACTACGCCGATGCCACCGGCCCACAGGCACTGGACGACGCGCAGCGCGAGACGCTGCTCGCGGAGAACGACGCCCTGGCCGACCAGGCCATGCGCGTGATGGCCGTGGCCAGCCGGGAGATCCCGGCCGCCGGGTTCGACCCGGCGGGCGACCTCTGGGCCTATGCACAGGGATGGACCTTCCTCGGCCTGGTCGGGCTCATGGACCCGCCACGCCCCGAGGCGGCCGGCGCCATCGCCAGCTGTCGGCAGGCCGGCATCCAGGTGAAGATGATCACCGGCGACCACCGTGCGACGGCAGCGGCCGTGGCCCGTGAGCTGCGGCTTGATGGCGAGGTGATCACGGGTGCGGAGCTCGATGCCATGACCGAGGCGGAGCTGGCCCGGCGCATCGATGCCATCGCCGTGTTCGCGCGCGTCTCGCCCCAGCACAAGGTGAAGCTGGTGCGCGCCCTCAAGGCCGACGGTCACGTCGTGGCCATGACCGGCGACGGCGTGAACGACGCACCGGCACTCAAGGCCGCCGACATCGGCGTGGCCATGGGCGACACCGGTACGGCCGTCACCCGCGAGGCTGCCACCCTGGTGCTCACCGACGACAACGTCGTCACCATCGAACACGCGGTGGAGGAGGGGCGCGTCATCTACGACAATATCGTCAAGTTCGTGCGCTTCCAGCTCTCCACCAACATCGCGGCCATCCTCACCGTGCTGACCGCCACGCTGCTGGCACTGCCCATGCCGTTCACCGCCATCCAGCTGCTGTGGATCAACATCATCATGGATGGTCCGCCGGCGATGACCCTGGGTGTGGAGCCCGCCCGCCCCGGGTTGATGGAGGAACGCCCGCGCCGGCCCGGTGCGCAGATCCTCACCCTGGCACGGCTCGCGCGGCTGCTGCTCTTCGGTACCATCATGACCGTGGGCACGCTGTTCGTCTTCACCCGGGCCCTGGCGCTCAACGGCACCGACTACGCCGTCACGCTCGCCTTCACCACCTTCGTGCTGTTCCAGTTCTTCAACGTCTTCAACGCCCGGGCTGAGGAGGGTACGGCCTTCAACCGCCAGTTCCTGCGCAACCACAAGCTCTGGCTCGCGCTGGCCGGCGTGATCCTGCTGCAGGTCGTCGCCGTGCACTGGGCCCCGGCCCAGGCCATCTTCGGCACTACCGACCTGGCCCTGGCCGACTGGCTGCTGGCCACCGGCATCGCCGCCAGCGTGCTGGTCATCGAGGAGCTGCGTAAGCTCCTGTGGGGACTGGCAAGGCGGGTGGCGTAG
- a CDS encoding NUDIX domain-containing protein — protein MKWEILSRRPLYRGFFEFLHYRVRHTRFDGGMNGPIERELLSQRPAVAVLPYDPLSDRVVLIEQFRIGALAAEGGPWLTEIIAGIIEPGEAAEDVARREALEEAGCELLALQRIHHYLPSPSSSDEQLSLYVGRVDSTGIGGLHGLPEEGEDIRVRVVDTAEAFALLDRGIINSAIPIIALQWLRLNREALRADWG, from the coding sequence ATGAAGTGGGAAATCCTCAGCCGGCGTCCGCTCTACCGCGGCTTCTTCGAGTTCCTGCACTACCGGGTGCGGCACACACGCTTCGATGGCGGCATGAACGGCCCCATCGAACGCGAACTACTGAGCCAGCGCCCGGCGGTGGCCGTTCTGCCCTACGACCCGCTGAGCGACCGGGTGGTGCTCATCGAGCAGTTTCGCATTGGCGCCCTGGCCGCCGAGGGCGGTCCCTGGCTGACCGAGATCATTGCCGGCATCATCGAGCCGGGGGAAGCTGCCGAAGACGTCGCCCGACGCGAGGCGCTGGAGGAGGCCGGCTGTGAACTGCTGGCACTGCAACGCATCCATCACTACCTGCCCTCGCCGAGCAGCTCCGACGAACAGCTGAGCCTCTACGTGGGCCGGGTCGATAGCACGGGTATTGGCGGCCTGCACGGCCTGCCGGAGGAGGGCGAGGACATCCGCGTGCGCGTGGTCGATACCGCGGAGGCCTTCGCGCTCCTCGATCGCGGCATCATCAATTCGGCCATACCCATCATCGCCCTGCAGTGGCTGCGCCTGAACCGCGAGGCCCTGCGCGCCGACTGGGGATGA
- the kdsB gene encoding 3-deoxy-manno-octulosonate cytidylyltransferase: MRFHVAIPARFGSSRLPGKPLVDLAGKPMIRHVHERALESGVGDVVVATDDDRVREAAEAFGASVCMTASTHRSGSDRLAEVAEALGWSDDDIVVNLQGDEPLTPGRIVRQVADDLAAHPDASIATLCTPIHSATQLFDPHVVKVVRDANNYALYFSRAAIPWERDAFDVEAHPEVKACFRHIGLYAYRVGFLRRFTTMEPCTLELLEQLEQLRALHHGERIYVGEALEAPGHGVDTPEDAKTVAALLAAR, encoded by the coding sequence ATGAGGTTTCATGTCGCCATTCCGGCCCGCTTCGGTTCCTCGCGCCTGCCGGGCAAGCCGCTGGTCGACCTGGCCGGCAAACCGATGATCCGTCACGTCCACGAGCGCGCCCTGGAGAGCGGCGTGGGCGACGTGGTGGTCGCCACCGACGACGACCGCGTGCGCGAGGCCGCCGAGGCCTTCGGTGCCAGCGTGTGCATGACGGCCAGCACGCATCGTTCGGGCAGCGACCGGCTGGCCGAGGTGGCCGAGGCGCTCGGCTGGTCCGACGACGACATCGTGGTGAACCTGCAGGGCGACGAGCCGCTCACGCCGGGCCGCATCGTGCGCCAGGTCGCCGACGACCTGGCCGCACACCCCGATGCCAGCATTGCCACGCTGTGCACGCCCATCCACTCCGCCACGCAACTGTTCGATCCGCACGTGGTGAAGGTGGTGCGCGACGCGAACAACTACGCGCTGTATTTCTCCCGTGCCGCCATCCCCTGGGAGCGCGACGCCTTCGACGTGGAGGCCCACCCCGAGGTGAAGGCCTGCTTCCGTCATATCGGCCTGTACGCCTATCGCGTGGGTTTCCTGCGCCGCTTCACCACCATGGAGCCCTGCACCCTCGAACTGCTCGAGCAGCTCGAACAGCTGCGAGCGCTGCATCACGGCGAGCGGATCTACGTGGGAGAGGCCCTGGAGGCACCGGGGCATGGCGTGGACACGCCGGAGGACGCTAAGACGGTGGCGGCGCTACTGGCCGCGCGCTGA
- a CDS encoding Trm112 family protein, producing MDKRLLDILACPVTKGPLVYDKKAEELISVAARLAYPVRDGIPVMLEEEARRLTDEEAERYRK from the coding sequence ATGGATAAACGACTGCTGGACATCCTGGCCTGCCCCGTGACCAAGGGGCCGCTGGTCTACGACAAGAAGGCCGAGGAACTCATCTCGGTGGCCGCGCGCCTGGCCTACCCGGTGCGCGACGGCATCCCGGTGATGCTGGAGGAAGAGGCCCGCAGGCTCACCGACGAGGAAGCGGAGCGCTACCGCAAATGA
- a CDS encoding tetraacyldisaccharide 4'-kinase: protein MGIESSWYRKGLLAYLLWPASKLYCGLVVLRRGLFRQRNRIWPRLRVPVVVVVGGITVGGTGKTPLVVWLVNQLRANGLRAGVVSSGQGGSGRDWPQRVTPASDAGEVGDESVLIATRTGAPVYVAPRYNKAARALLAEHGVDVLIVDDGLLHYRLKRDIEIAMVDSRRRFGNGFCLPAGPLRAPVSWLADCDFVIVNGMAKQGEFAMGLRGNVAVNIRDSQMANTLDAFRHQQVHAVAGIGHPERFFDMLRVNGIEVIPHPFPDHHGFTAEELDFGDELPIFMTEKDAVKCRHLNLDNAWMVPVSASPDKTFAQQLMKRVREIAGANAKYRRDTHG, encoded by the coding sequence ATGGGGATCGAGTCCAGCTGGTACAGGAAGGGGCTGCTGGCCTACCTGCTCTGGCCGGCATCGAAACTGTACTGCGGACTGGTGGTGTTGCGACGGGGCCTTTTTCGCCAGCGCAACCGTATCTGGCCGCGGCTCAGGGTGCCGGTGGTCGTGGTGGTGGGCGGTATCACCGTGGGCGGGACGGGCAAGACGCCGCTGGTGGTCTGGCTGGTGAACCAGCTGCGGGCCAACGGCCTGCGTGCGGGTGTCGTCAGCAGCGGGCAGGGCGGCAGCGGCCGGGACTGGCCGCAGCGGGTCACGCCGGCCAGCGATGCCGGCGAGGTCGGCGACGAATCGGTGCTGATCGCCACGCGCACCGGCGCCCCCGTCTACGTGGCACCACGCTACAACAAGGCGGCCCGGGCGCTGCTGGCCGAGCATGGCGTCGACGTGCTCATCGTCGATGACGGCCTCCTGCATTACCGCCTCAAGCGCGACATCGAGATCGCCATGGTCGACAGCCGTCGGCGTTTCGGCAACGGTTTCTGCCTGCCCGCCGGCCCCCTGCGCGCGCCCGTCTCGTGGCTTGCGGACTGCGACTTCGTCATCGTCAACGGAATGGCGAAGCAGGGCGAGTTCGCCATGGGGCTGCGCGGCAACGTCGCGGTGAACATCCGCGACAGCCAGATGGCCAATACCCTCGATGCCTTCCGTCACCAGCAGGTGCATGCCGTGGCCGGCATCGGCCATCCCGAGCGCTTCTTTGATATGCTGCGCGTCAACGGCATCGAGGTGATTCCGCATCCCTTCCCGGATCACCACGGCTTCACCGCCGAGGAACTCGATTTCGGCGACGAACTGCCCATCTTCATGACGGAGAAGGACGCCGTGAAGTGCCGCCACCTGAATCTCGACAATGCGTGGATGGTCCCCGTCTCGGCCTCGCCCGACAAGACCTTCGCGCAACAACTCATGAAACGCGTGCGCGAGATCGCGGGCGCCAATGCGAAATATCGACGAGACACCCATGGATAA
- a CDS encoding biopolymer transporter ExbD: MNFRPRRSESVDINLTPLIDVVFLLLIFFMVTTTFDRASELKINLPQAAQAPEEQQVDKLELVIDASGSYFLNGNELVNTKAETVRTALEKAAAGKTDLPVIIRADANTPHQSVVTAMDAAQKAGLTRLSIATTRGAGD, from the coding sequence GTGAATTTCCGCCCGCGCCGCAGCGAGAGCGTCGACATCAACCTCACGCCGCTGATCGACGTGGTGTTCCTGCTGCTGATCTTCTTCATGGTGACCACCACCTTCGATCGCGCCAGCGAGCTCAAGATCAACCTGCCGCAGGCCGCGCAGGCGCCGGAAGAGCAGCAGGTGGACAAGCTCGAGCTGGTGATCGACGCCAGCGGCAGCTACTTCCTCAACGGCAACGAGCTGGTAAACACCAAGGCGGAGACGGTGCGCACCGCACTGGAGAAGGCCGCCGCCGGCAAGACGGACCTGCCGGTGATCATCCGCGCCGATGCCAACACCCCGCACCAGTCCGTGGTCACGGCCATGGACGCAGCCCAGAAGGCCGGCCTCACGCGCCTCTCCATCGCCACCACGCGTGGCGCGGGCGACTAG
- a CDS encoding MotA/TolQ/ExbB proton channel family protein encodes MFEIIKAGGWLMLPIIACSVVALAIVLERLWSLKRSRVIPRQLVAQIWQWAQQGQLTEERIRELRAGSPLGRVLAAGLVNRNHSREVMKEGIEETGRHVAHELERFLNTLGTIAAITPLLGLLGTVIGMITVFSVITDVGVGNPGQLAGGISEALITTATGISVAVPSLIFHRYFRGKVDELVVVMEQEAIKLVEVMHGEREQADMGREQAA; translated from the coding sequence GTGTTCGAGATCATCAAGGCCGGCGGCTGGCTCATGCTGCCGATCATCGCATGTTCCGTGGTGGCGCTCGCCATCGTCCTCGAGCGGCTGTGGAGCCTGAAGCGCTCGCGCGTGATCCCCCGCCAGCTGGTCGCCCAGATCTGGCAGTGGGCCCAGCAGGGGCAGCTCACCGAGGAGCGTATCCGTGAGCTGCGCGCCGGTTCGCCGCTGGGTCGCGTACTGGCCGCCGGCCTCGTCAACCGCAATCACAGCCGCGAGGTGATGAAGGAGGGCATCGAGGAGACCGGCCGCCACGTCGCCCACGAGCTCGAGCGGTTCCTCAACACCCTGGGCACCATCGCCGCCATCACGCCGCTGCTCGGCCTGCTGGGTACCGTCATCGGCATGATCACCGTATTCAGCGTCATCACCGACGTCGGCGTGGGTAATCCGGGCCAGCTCGCCGGGGGTATCTCCGAGGCCCTCATCACCACCGCGACCGGCATCTCCGTGGCCGTGCCCAGCCTCATCTTCCACCGCTATTTCCGCGGCAAGGTGGACGAGCTGGTGGTGGTGATGGAGCAGGAGGCCATCAAGCTGGTCGAGGTCATGCACGGTGAACGCGAACAGGCCGACATGGGCCGGGAGCAGGCCGCGTGA
- a CDS encoding DNA internalization-related competence protein ComEC/Rec2: MRLFAIGLLIGTWLAHQPATLPSPFWAMLLPPALALLVIPRHRLQRRLRPVVRLGAGLAIGLLWSWLHAHLVLHPLLDPALEGQDLVLEGHVRGLTELRHDARRFLFEPVDAPSGVPQRLRLSWYRSEAMPVAGERWRLTVRLKRPNGFHNPGGFDYEGWLFQQRVGATGYVRERGENRRLEVGGYPLDCLRAGLRARLTEAGGELPHFGILLALALGDRSRIDAASWDVLLRTGTNHLVAISGLHIGLVGGLAFWLLRLLVARWPALALRWPAPCWAAVGGLLAALVYAALAGFSIPTQRALIMLAVLFGAILLRRMVQASTGLALALVAVLLLDPTAVLAPGFWLSFTAVALLLFGFRGRLPPGAVPARTTRARRQLGGWIRAQYLLAIGLLPFTTYWFQRASLGAPLANLVAVPWVSLLVVPPVLLATLMAPLSPSLAGCLLQLVSAVFEPLWQLLSLLAAQPLQLWHRPAPTPLVLLLAVAGSAWLLLPRGMPGRPLGLVLCLPLLFPVVERPAAGEAVVTLLDVGQGLAAVIETRQHLLVFDTGPRFSPDFDTGAAVVLPYLRHRGQGAVDTLVISHGDNDHRGGADSLLAQIPVGEVLASVPTAVSPVARPCRAGQRWQWDGVDFAILHPTPRYRGSENNGSCVLQVSAGGRAVLLAADIEAEGEWALVHAHGDALRSDVLVVPHHGSNTSSTAYFLDAVQPSVALVPAGYRNRFGFPKPEVLARYAERGVLVHETARSGALQFTLSSTGPGPVVAHREQYRRFWHRRDGL, translated from the coding sequence ATGCGCCTTTTCGCCATCGGCCTGCTCATCGGCACCTGGCTGGCCCATCAACCGGCCACGCTGCCCTCGCCATTCTGGGCGATGCTGCTGCCGCCGGCGCTCGCCTTGCTCGTCATTCCACGTCACCGGCTGCAGCGCCGCCTGCGTCCCGTCGTGCGTCTGGGCGCCGGCCTGGCCATCGGCCTGCTCTGGTCCTGGCTCCACGCCCACCTCGTGCTGCACCCGCTACTCGACCCGGCGCTGGAGGGGCAGGACCTGGTGCTCGAGGGCCATGTGCGGGGCCTCACCGAGCTGCGCCACGATGCCCGGCGTTTCCTGTTCGAGCCGGTGGATGCGCCGTCCGGCGTGCCGCAGCGTCTGCGTCTGAGCTGGTATCGCAGCGAGGCCATGCCGGTGGCCGGCGAACGCTGGCGATTGACGGTGCGCCTCAAGCGCCCGAACGGGTTTCACAACCCGGGCGGCTTCGATTATGAAGGCTGGCTGTTTCAGCAGCGTGTCGGCGCCACGGGCTACGTACGCGAGCGTGGCGAGAACCGGCGCCTGGAGGTGGGGGGCTACCCGCTCGACTGCCTGCGCGCCGGGCTGCGCGCGCGCCTGACCGAGGCCGGCGGCGAACTGCCGCACTTCGGCATCCTGCTCGCCCTGGCGCTGGGTGACCGTTCCCGCATCGATGCCGCGAGCTGGGACGTCCTGCTGCGCACCGGCACCAATCACCTCGTTGCCATCTCCGGCCTGCACATCGGCCTGGTCGGCGGGCTGGCCTTCTGGCTGTTGCGGCTGCTCGTCGCCCGCTGGCCCGCGCTCGCACTGCGCTGGCCAGCACCCTGCTGGGCCGCCGTCGGCGGTCTGCTCGCGGCCCTGGTCTATGCCGCACTGGCGGGCTTCTCCATTCCGACCCAGCGCGCACTCATCATGCTGGCGGTGCTGTTCGGCGCGATCCTGCTGCGGCGCATGGTGCAGGCCTCGACGGGGCTGGCGCTCGCCCTGGTGGCGGTGCTGCTGCTGGATCCAACGGCCGTGCTGGCACCGGGCTTCTGGCTGTCGTTCACGGCCGTGGCCCTGCTGCTGTTCGGCTTTCGCGGACGGCTGCCGCCCGGGGCCGTACCCGCACGCACGACACGGGCGCGGCGACAGCTCGGCGGCTGGATACGGGCGCAGTACCTGCTGGCCATCGGCCTGCTGCCGTTCACCACCTACTGGTTCCAGCGCGCCTCGCTGGGTGCGCCGCTGGCCAACCTCGTCGCCGTCCCCTGGGTGAGCCTGCTGGTGGTGCCACCGGTGCTGCTCGCGACCCTCATGGCGCCGCTGTCGCCGTCGCTGGCCGGGTGCCTGCTGCAGCTGGTATCGGCGGTCTTCGAGCCCCTGTGGCAGCTGCTGTCGCTGCTGGCGGCGCAACCGCTGCAGCTGTGGCACCGGCCGGCCCCCACGCCGCTCGTCCTGCTGCTGGCGGTGGCGGGCAGCGCCTGGCTGCTGCTGCCACGCGGCATGCCGGGGAGGCCGCTCGGTCTGGTGCTGTGCCTGCCGCTGCTGTTCCCGGTGGTGGAGCGGCCGGCTGCCGGCGAGGCGGTCGTCACGCTGCTCGATGTCGGCCAGGGACTGGCGGCGGTGATCGAGACCCGGCAGCACCTGCTCGTCTTCGATACCGGCCCGCGCTTCAGCCCGGACTTCGACACCGGGGCGGCGGTGGTCCTGCCCTATCTGCGTCATCGCGGGCAGGGCGCCGTGGATACGCTGGTGATCTCCCACGGCGACAACGACCATCGCGGCGGGGCCGACTCGCTGCTCGCGCAGATCCCGGTGGGCGAGGTGCTGGCCAGCGTGCCGACGGCGGTCTCGCCCGTTGCGCGCCCCTGCCGGGCAGGCCAGCGCTGGCAGTGGGACGGGGTGGATTTCGCGATCCTGCACCCAACCCCCCGTTATCGCGGTTCGGAAAACAACGGTTCCTGTGTGCTGCAGGTGAGCGCCGGTGGGCGGGCGGTGCTGCTCGCTGCCGACATCGAGGCGGAGGGGGAATGGGCGCTGGTGCATGCACACGGTGATGCCTTGCGCAGCGATGTGCTGGTGGTGCCCCATCATGGCAGCAACACCTCCTCGACGGCGTATTTCCTCGATGCCGTGCAACCCTCGGTGGCCCTGGTGCCGGCGGGATACCGCAACCGCTTCGGCTTTCCCAAGCCCGAGGTGCTGGCACGCTATGCCGAGCGGGGCGTGTTGGTGCATGAGACGGCGCGTTCGGGTGCCCTGCAGTTCACGCTGTCATCGACCGGCCCGGGTCCGGTGGTCGCGCATCGCGAGCAGTATCGACGCTTCTGGCACCGGCGCGACGGACTGTGA
- a CDS encoding DUF2062 domain-containing protein, translating into MPRRFFRRVLPDHARVREHKALQFFGTLLHDPNLWHLNRRSAAGAFAIGLFMAFVPIPFQMAAAAALAILFRVNLPIAVALVWITNPITMPPIFFSAYKLGAWVLDTPPMLFSFELSWDWLVTDMLHIWKPFLLGCLIMSTTSAIAGYVAIRVIWRISIVLRLKERRLARLARHSRNGDDDPPCP; encoded by the coding sequence ATGCCGAGACGATTCTTCAGACGCGTTCTGCCCGACCATGCCCGGGTTCGGGAACACAAGGCGCTGCAGTTCTTCGGCACCCTGCTCCACGACCCCAACCTCTGGCACCTCAACCGGCGTTCGGCCGCCGGGGCCTTCGCCATCGGCCTGTTCATGGCCTTCGTGCCCATCCCCTTCCAGATGGCCGCCGCCGCGGCACTGGCCATCCTCTTCCGGGTGAACCTGCCGATCGCCGTGGCGCTGGTGTGGATCACCAACCCCATCACCATGCCGCCCATCTTCTTTTCGGCCTACAAGCTGGGCGCCTGGGTGCTGGATACGCCGCCCATGCTGTTCAGCTTCGAACTGAGCTGGGACTGGCTGGTGACCGACATGCTGCATATCTGGAAGCCCTTCCTGCTCGGCTGCCTGATCATGAGCACCACCAGCGCGATTGCCGGCTATGTGGCCATCCGTGTGATCTGGCGCATCTCCATCGTGCTGCGGCTGAAGGAACGCCGCCTGGCGCGCCTGGCCCGTCATTCGCGCAACGGCGACGACGATCCCCCCTGCCCCTGA